tagtattttaattattgcccAGTAATACCCTTCGTAGGGATAATTACCAAAAGccctccaattttttttattgatgataGATATTCAGCTTTTGCAGATGTACCTCtatcatttatatttgtttgcATACCTCTTTGTGTCAACAACCTTAGTCGTTCCCTCGAAAtcgtcaaatttattttaaattagattcgTTGAAAAAGGTATACACATAAATAGTGTAGATATATTTACGCGGTTGTCATACATATTTCCTATAGTGTTTGAGAATAGTTTATTTTGTAGggagttcataaaattaaataaataattaacacaaaaattaattgaataaatttcataaaaatccatcaaattgattttaagtttaaatctcctaaaacaaaaatataaaaagttgtttatattagtatagattattgaaatttgaaaagtaaatttgtatttttttaggaTGCATTTCCAACTTCAAAGTTACCAGAAGTAATTGCATTCTGCCAAGAAGAAATTTTAAGTTATGTTTATGAAAACCTAATACACACTGTTCCACAAAGTACTACTAACAAGTAAGTTTCCTTtctttatgtattaaaaaaagcattttttcgattaatctctttttatttaagaaatttaagtGAAGATGAAGTAGAAGCACGATATCAACGAATTTTAGTTGCTAGTTTACAAGGTTACGCCTTATATTTACGAAAAGTTCCACCTCCACAAATTGAAATGGCTGccgaatcaaataaaaaactaataacaaatagtaaattttggaaattatcaAAACATAAAAGTCCATTTATACGTACTGCATGGTTTAGTACTTTAGGAGCTTTATTACAGTGTGCACCAACATGTTTATTGGAAAATGAAGGGCAACGTGTTACAACAACGGTGTTAGCAAATTTGGATGAAACAGATCCAGCAGTTTTACCAGTTGTTTGGGAAACAGCACTATTGGCTCTATTCACAGTTCAGGTATTTCATcactcaatttatttttaaacttctcaAATGAGGTACGATTATGTTATTACATgtgaatttttctatttaggATTGGTGGATGCATATTAATGTGGAGAAATTAGTTTTACCTAAATTGTGGCGAGTTTTGCGTGATGCTGCGCAAGGAAATGCCACATCAATATATCCAAATTTATTGCccttaatatcaaaatttccaCCTGGCTCAGATGCGAATGCATTTTATAgtacatttttcgataatataCGATTAGGGTAtgcattgttttaattatttgtttatattatgtatCAAAAACGGAACATTCAATAATTGCTAATACACCAAAATGTAACAGTGTAAACGTTGGTAACACGAAACAtgtcgtttaaaaaatttacataagaTTTTAGCCCATGCGCAGGAATTATCCAAGAGAGAGGTTCAAACATCATGTTAtgtcataaagtcaataaaaacaagaaactcttttttcgagtaaaaaaacatttcattatgtaaaatgtgatattcagtcactatttttcaagttaattcTGCGAAGttaattttccaaaactctgtgcCTCCGACCTCTATACCGCGATGTATGTTACGAGTACGAGACCAAACCAAACCAAACCGTAACGCCATCTTCAGACATTGTCGATCTAAGATATGTTTTTAGACGACGTAAAGTTGAAAGGAGCGTTCATTCGGTGCTGTTGTCACGGGTAAAACTACCAGAACGCGAAGCATTTGGTAGATAATTGGAAACGCATCTTCATTGAAAATATCGAgtgcttcgagtgaatttttgacgTACTATCCGGCAATGCGTTTTCACGAAAGTTTAGCTTCGTCGCCCCAGATGTCACGGACATCATCATGCAAAATTGAAAAGATTTATTTTGTTAGGAAAACCACATGCGAAATTATATTGCGATGATTCAAAAATCGATCCTGTAAATTTTTCAGAAACAAATCGATGCGCGGTGTTTATATTGTGATCCGTAAATAATCTTCTTTGAATCAGGCTGTACATTCGAGTGTTGAGTCTGTTTTGACGCGAGCCTCACATttgatattcatattttcgtttTCAATTCACAAAAAGCGACGAATATCCACGGTCAACAGTCaagatataaaatcaataaatgtcaataaATGTAGAAACAACTTGAACAGATGATTAGTCAGTGCAAATGCGTTTCATAAATGACTGCATTTAaggactatattgttagttcaaatTTATGTGGAGAGATTTTCAATGAGAGAGGTTTTGACCACTCAACCCCCGCCCGTTCGCACGGGCCTGATGTTAACTTATTAGTGTTAATGTCtatgatattttatcaaaataagaaagttgtaCTATTTCGGGACCGTATCAAGTTGGGGGCCACTTCGTAGACCCTTTTGGTAAAGAAGAAACTGGCTATAGTGCTCATACTTCGGTTATAGTGTCTCTAATCTGTAACGAGAATGGGTTTCTTATAATTTGAGTGAAAATCTTAGGTTAGGCAATTAGAATGACATTATAAACTTTGTGTCAGATATTATTGCGCTATGAATtagtaataaatcaaatattatgaaacccttctcaaaattttaaaattttaaacatggaTTACATTAATCACTTTAATTTTTCTAGATTAAATCAAAAAAGTGTGCAACAAAGTCGTAGTGAACTAAACTCCGTAGTAACATCATTCACCGAATGTTTACAATACGTTATATTAAAGAATCAACACGATCAACAATTATGtgaatcattaataaaaaatcaattaataataacaatcaaaTGGTGTATATTAGATGGACATTTtgcaacaaaaacaatatattcacaaatcacaaatttaatacattattgGTATCGTAATCGCAATAATATAGAAACCCCATTATACTCCTGTCTTCTACAATTATTCTGGCAAGAGCTTACCGAtttatgtttacaaattttacaagacAATGAAAATACATTTGATAAAGAACTatgcaataatattcatataaaaattattgaattattatttactttacgtcgtaataatcataatattaaattaaaaaaacaattgaaagtaCAATTTAGTGAACGTTTAACAAGCGAATATTGTGATAATTCAGTTGATTCGGAAACCTCACAGCCACTGTTATCGTCAACAGATAGTGGTACAACGAATCCGAATGCGGATAATTCATTTTTggatgaattaaatttaattgtatataaaatatgtgtattttatatgaataatgtACCGAAATGTATTCATTTATacctatttcatttttattcgttGATACAAGAATTTGATTCgttgaatttatttcaatatctaTGTGATAATTTAAATGCAACTGGTGTATATGCATTGTATGATCAAGTGTTTAATGGCTGGTTAATTATTGGTGAAGAAACTGATACACTTGttgatttaacatttattttgtttaaatatttaaaatctgaTGAGATTGATATGATTCTAAATACATTTATTCaggtaagaaatttatttatgagtAAACTATGAACTTTTTGGGAGCATGAAAAAGGCGGCAACTACTacatatattattcaattttatatttaaaagaaaaaattaaaacagaaaattcaatttttttcttatttccattcaaaataatcttaataaaattaatataaagtcgtataaaagaataaatttccCCCAACTTCTTGCCACAAAATCGTCTCATTTCGTTGATTCCCACACCTCCCTTGAACGTACCACGTAATTCATGGATTTCCCCTTATTGGCTgatcaaaaattgtttgctttttTGACTCGATTCTTGGGGCATCCTGTACATCCtctattttatacaattagaaaaactcaatttttatattttagttaaataatgaaaaagtgTTATTAAGATGTCTTGCACAAAGCTTAGCGCATCCATTTAGACATATGGAGATTGTTTGCACCTGGTTGAAACGTAAAGAAATCGATCAACTTTTGGAAAATTGTtctatgaatattattaatgataatGAGAATAATAATCCCGAAAATATGGGATTATTACGCTTAGCATGTGCACCAGATGAAACCGAAGGTATGTATgcgaaaattcaattttgttttatttataacaattttagcTTTTCACTGGTATCAGATCAGTCTTTTATAGAATAGCATGTTGATACCATAgttttaaataggaaaatgtCCAATGAAATCGTTTAATCTAAAATTGTGATGTACAGGACTAAATGACcataaattaagaattttaaagaaACGATAAAAACTATGAATTTGGATTTTAGTGTTGTTACTGTTATTAAAGAGGATTTTATTAGGGTCGGATTTTggaacagtttaaaaaaaatttgcgaaaCCCAAAGATTGATAAATGTTGGCATATTAGATAATAAACAAAGAATATAGTTaggggccattcattaattacctGAAGATTATCTACCCCTACTCTTCATGTAAGGGTACATTTAGTTTTCTAGAACTTCCCTCCTCTACTTACGTAAGATTCTATTTCGTTTTTCAGAACAATAAAATGTTCTTAGAAAAGGATCAGTTACACTAAAACTCACAGTATGACgtaaagattttgttttttaacagaTAATTTAGGTTTAAGGTGTAATTCGAAATGTACATTTAGAATAAAACAACCATTCCGCATCCGGAATTGAACTAgatttctattattaaatttcgacTTACAAAATATTACTTAAGAATGGGTTTTCCTCCTCCCAAGATAAGGACAtatgaagatttttttaaagccCTCTCCCCGGACGTTtacataattaatgaatgggccattatataaacttaataattttacagGCACTTTCCAGAGTACTTCAAAACCACCTTGTTTAAGAGTTTAGaaagtaaaatgtttaataCTCCTTAgactatattaattaattttttctaggtttattaattagtaaagaagcactaataaaaatagtaaatataatttgtaaaccTTTAATAAATCCACAAGAATATCCAGTCACATTAGATGCATGTGCACGATTTGCTGCTGTTTTATCAGCGTTTTTATATTCTGATGAATATGTTCACATATATACTGATTTAGAATTATTAATAgcattatttacattaaataccAACGTTACAATTACAACCGAAACACTTAGTGAAGATACATTATGGGAAATAAATACAGCATGGCAAGATGCAATCAGTGTATTACGTACAAAATACGCATTAGaatcaaatgaaataattctTATAACAAATCGTTTTGCCGAATCATTAAAATCAACAATCACGCCAGCAATAAATACCGAATTATTCGAAAAAGTTGTACAACtaacaattgaatttattacatCTTGTTGTCCCAACTCAACCGTTGGTCgtgttacatttattttaaataatattttacaacattttaatgTAACCTCATGTGTTAAATACTTTACTGAAATATGTTTAAATGCTGAAACTATAAACGGAGTGTTTGTATCGCCTGAAACATTGATACAAATTGATAGTTTGTATgtagaaaaattccaaaattgttCTAAACTTAATGCGGATATTGAAGTTGATCAGatgattatttattgtaaatatgcggtacaattaatttataaattgtatgaaaaatgtGATGATAATGGCGATGAGGATAATGATGAAGAGAATGAAGATGATGAGAATGATGATGAAGagaaattggaaaataatacgcttccattaaatattttaacacctGATATTGAGAatgatattttgtttcatatttttacttgtaGTGTATTAAATACGTATTCTGAATACTTTAAAATTgtaagttacaaattttttttaaatttatttatcattttacaaaa
This genomic interval from Chrysoperla carnea chromosome 1, inChrCarn1.1, whole genome shotgun sequence contains the following:
- the LOC123303005 gene encoding E3 ubiquitin-protein ligase listerin; translation: MGGKHKQAQRTKNNTRPSSSGRSAELLGSSIPTFVGFSTGKDGGFVPVIPGFGGLGIDDIDPNIDTNFQLVLKKMNKKDAVTKHKALQEFIELVNGCELEVLKTVLPFWPRLYCSLAVDAEHRVREASHLAQRAVAVKAKRNLAPYLKQLIGPWFTSQYDSYAPAASAAQQAFQDAFPTSKLPEVIAFCQEEILSYVYENLIHTVPQSTTNKNLSEDEVEARYQRILVASLQGYALYLRKVPPPQIEMAAESNKKLITNSKFWKLSKHKSPFIRTAWFSTLGALLQCAPTCLLENEGQRVTTTVLANLDETDPAVLPVVWETALLALFTVQDWWMHINVEKLVLPKLWRVLRDAAQGNATSIYPNLLPLISKFPPGSDANAFYSTFFDNIRLGLNQKSVQQSRSELNSVVTSFTECLQYVILKNQHDQQLCESLIKNQLIITIKWCILDGHFATKTIYSQITNLIHYWYRNRNNIETPLYSCLLQLFWQELTDLCLQILQDNENTFDKELCNNIHIKIIELLFTLRRNNHNIKLKKQLKVQFSERLTSEYCDNSVDSETSQPLLSSTDSGTTNPNADNSFLDELNLIVYKICVFYMNNVPKCIHLYLFHFYSLIQEFDSLNLFQYLCDNLNATGVYALYDQVFNGWLIIGEETDTLVDLTFILFKYLKSDEIDMILNTFIQLNNEKVLLRCLAQSLAHPFRHMEIVCTWLKRKEIDQLLENCSMNIINDNENNNPENMGLLRLACAPDETEGLLISKEALIKIVNIICKPLINPQEYPVTLDACARFAAVLSAFLYSDEYVHIYTDLELLIALFTLNTNVTITTETLSEDTLWEINTAWQDAISVLRTKYALESNEIILITNRFAESLKSTITPAINTELFEKVVQLTIEFITSCCPNSTVGRVTFILNNILQHFNVTSCVKYFTEICLNAETINGVFVSPETLIQIDSLYVEKFQNCSKLNADIEVDQMIIYCKYAVQLIYKLYEKCDDNGDEDNDEENEDDENDDEEKLENNTLPLNILTPDIENDILFHIFTCSVLNTYSEYFKITKQYNAIKTNLPEYEKHLTNLLNILSREMIEQINETLFNKSISLGYIWPRLYYILHTKYQPKLLTIKTPNVLFTEGLRLETASFTSIGWLHWLCIFANDLKLEQIDLIGKRQVDTLAIVRNVPMSDKTTIFTLEALNMIKAIHKRSDILLEKDISNCSWESIQVIIEIIRLLVAIIKNEPQHLTSTHWDFIYIGLFGWVETIRKSIKSDSSISILSMTSAVCELFIEVSKFMENIKADVAAGDAYKKLAEEWSEVVAIEVQVRLFKIFKTTIENINENNYNNYTVTLKSLCDCSKYINGPNVIRNDTKIKWRDLTCHFTELLYNSLTTQRIAATIFIQNILCPYLIEMDTNAISGESSSANNYQLSLEIFKKTLEKTQLIVESMIQDFKLGEQICQVKPFTEAFDYTAGYLLTWSLLLKMFSNASSNLRYQYTEWFRDHDYLKILMQNILRLMPEKILDPSAQAMPNLTELFDETTKFSVTDEQTSEWVETCACGVFRDILTVAPALVRQWWSSAESRVARIVDRITSTFISSQLCTQELQNLSKHNNEHMSVKVHPVAREVVATYTVDEARMEIIISLPPNYPLGTVKIDCNNQIGATNQWRNSIMQLSLFLTHQNGNVNDGLTLWKNNLDKHFDGVEECYICFSVIHAGTYQLPKLSCSKCKKKFHSACLYKWFSTSNKSTCPICRSLF